Below is a genomic region from Echinicola rosea.
ACCCAATACTCCTCCGCCAATTACAATCAGATCAAACATTATTTATGGTTTTGTTTTAACAATCAATGATGGTTTATTTATTCAGTTATGGTTTGATACCTACCCTGTAATAGCGTCCTTCATTGCCCGCTTCAAATGCGGAGTCCAACTCTTCTAGAGCAAACTCTTTTCCTACCAAACTTTCAAAGGGGTATTTGCGTTTTGCGGTGGATAGAAAGTCAATGGCGCTTGCCAAGTCTTGAGGGATGTAGTTGTGCAGCCCTTTAATGGTAAGGAGATTGCGGACCAGGTGTTCCGCATTGACCAACAGATCTCTTTGGGGAAAGACAGCGCCCACCAATATCATTGTTCCTCCAATTCCCAATAGTTGAATACATTTTTCCATTGCTTCAGGCACTCCTGAGGTTTCGATAATGATATCTATTTTGCCATAGGGTTTGGTCAATATCTTGCTTTCCAGATCTTTAAATAGAATGGTGTGATCAGCCCCAAAGGATTTTGAAAATGCTAATTTGTCGGGGTGGAGGTCCTGTGCCCATACCTGTGCAGCACCCTTTTCTTTTGCCATGGCGCATGCAGAAAGTCCAAGCATCCCCACACCGTTGACCAGTACGTTTTTACCTTTCAGGTTACCGGCAAGCCGGAGTGCCCCAGCGATCGTGGCATGCGTGCAGTTTAGCGGAGCCGCTTCTTTTTCGGTGAGCGAATAAGGGAGCTTAAAAATGGTCGTACCTTCCCTTAAATGGCAGTGGCTGGAAAATCCTCCGTTCAGTTTGTAAGCTTCGTTCATCTGCTCGTGGCCGTACTTATACAGTGCCTCGGATTTTTGGGGAAATCCTTTTCTTGAAGTGGGTGATTGAGGGTCGTAGGCATAAACAGACCAAGTGATTTTGTCCCCTTTCTTTAATGGATTCCCAAAATAATCTAACACACCCTTGCCCGCTAGTGCCGTAATGGTCCCGATGATTTCATGGCCCAAAATGCTATGTCCGCAGGATTTACGGCGGCCATAAAAAGTATGTAGATCACTGGCACAGATCGTTGCATAGTGGTTTCTTACAAGCAATTCCCCTTCTTTTAATTGAGGTAGATCTATTATAGTAGGTGAAAAAGGCGTATTGGCATCTATAAATACCATTGCCTTTGCGGTTGGTGCTGTCATGCTTAGTTCATAATTACCGTAATTCTATAAAGTAGATCACCAAAATGATGGCATCGGATTTTCGGGTATTGACCGGGACATGGGGGAAGTTTCCGTTGAAGAATAAGCTGTCCCCTTCTTCCAGGTCAAATGTGTGCTCACCGAGTTCATACTTTAGGGAACCTTTCACCATATAGAGGTATTCAAAGCCGTCTGTAGATACCCGTTCCCTTTGGGAATTGCCCTTAATCGTCAATAGGGAGATTTCCATGGACGATCGCTCTATTTTATGGTTAAGTATCAGCTCATAATCAAAGCCTACTGCTGCTTCTTCCTTTTTGATAGACTGGTATTGACTACGTTTTTTGAGTAGAAAACCGGGGAATTCCTTGTCTCCCTTGAGATCGGCAAAGAATGCATTCAGGTCTACCTCCAATGTACTGAGGATTTGGATCAAAGAGGGAAGTGTAGGGAACACCCTTCCGTTTTCTATCTTGCTCAACATAGCAATACTAATCCCGCTCTTGTCAGCCAGTTCTCCGAGCTTTAAATTATGGGATTTTCGGATGTCTTTTATTTTGGCACCAATCCAGCTGGTGAGGTATTCAGGATTCTCCATCATCTACTGTTTTGTCGTAATGTGAGTGTACGGTCGATTTTCCTTCTATGAAAATTCGATTGGGAATGCAATATGAATATATTTTTCCTCATAAGAAAATTAATTTCTATTAATGAAAAATTAACGCTATCATAATACTTTTAATGGTCTAGCAACCACCCGTTAAATCTACCTTTAGTGGATCATGATGGTGTAGAATCATGCCTTGTTTTATCGTTACGAAAAATTCATATGACTAAGCTTAATAAAGTCTCCATTTCCAAGACGGATTTGCTGCTCATGGGGGGTGCATTTATGGCATACACGGGGATGTATGCCGTGAGGAAGTCCTTTTTAGCAGGCCAATATGAGGGGATGGAGCTACTGAGTGATTTTCATTTCAAGACGCTGTTGATTATAAGTCAGGTGGTCGGTTATATGTTGTCGAAGTTTATTGGTATTAAGGTGGTTTCCGAATTGCCTGTACAGAAGCGCTTTATGGCGCTTGTGGGATTGGTAGGTTTTGGCTTATTGATGCTTTTGGTTTTTGCTTACTCTCCGGTTTGGCTTAAGCCTATTGCCATGTTTTTTAATGGGCTTCCCTTGGGAATGATCTTTGGATTGGTGTTGGTTTACCTGGAGGGGAGAAAAAATTCAGAACTATTGGTGGCGGGATTAAGTGCCACATTTATTTTTTCGACAGGCCTTATCAAGACGACAGGGGTTTGGTTGATGCAAGAACTTCAGGTAAGTGAGGCGATGATGCCTTTCGTGACGGGAGCGATTTATTTTCCATTCTTGGTTTTGGCAGGATACGGGCTCAGTAAATGCGGTGGCCCGACAGCGCATGATAAGCGTTTGAGGACAGAAAGGGTTCCGATGAAAAAAGCCGAGCGGAAAGAGTTTCTGCGACAACATGGTTCCGCTTTTCTGGGCTTGGTGTTGATCTATGTGGTACTGACCGTGGTCAGGGATTTCCGAGATAATTTTATCGTTGAATTCTGGGCGGAATTAGGGCTTTCCGGTCAGCCAGAATTGATTACCTTGACTGAAATCCCTGTTGCCTTAATCGTTTTGGTTGTATCTGCACTTGGGATTTTGATATGGGATAATAGAAAGGCGTTTAATATAGGTATGGGGATGACAGTGCTGGGAGCGGTTTTGATGTTGGTATCTACACTCTTGTTTAAGACGGGAATGATAGGGGCTGTTGCTTGGATGGTCAGTGCCGGTTTTAGCATTTATCTTCCCTATATCCTGTTCCATTGCCTGTTGTTCGAACGATTTATTGCAGTGTTGAAGTACAAAGGGACGGTGGGGTATTTGTTTTATGTCGCAGATGCATTTGGCTATTTGGCCAGTGTGGGCATTATGATTTTCAAAGAAATCATCCCCTATCACTATTCCTGGGTGGGATTCTTCACTAAGCTCAATTTTATTGGCGGCTTGCTGATTGTTTTTTTAGTGGCTGTTTCAGTGTTGTTGATGAATGCCGGTATCATTAAAGTAAAATTACGGAGATTATACGGACTATCGGTTGATAAGCCTTAGAAGGAAACATACTTCTTTCGAATAGAAGTAAATATACTGAGCTAAATTCGAATGGAAGGCAATAAGGGTGTATTCCTGATAGGATAACTTACTTGATGTCCTTTTATGTTGGGGGATGGGTAGTGTGTATTCTTTAATGTGGTATTGAAAAATTGGTAAAAGCAACTTCCTTATGGTTCCAGAAAGGAAAAGTCAATCCACGGAATAATTTATCCTGGTGAGAATGCTTCTGCCAAGGGTAACCTCGTCAGTGTATTCCAATTCCCCGCCGACCGGTATGCCGCGGGCGATGGTGCTGACTTTGATGCCTTTTTCTTTGAGTTTCCGAGTGATGTAAAAAGCCGTAGTGTCTCCTTCCATCGTAGAAGGCAGGGCTAGGATGACTTCGGATACAGGATTGTCTGAGTGAGGTTTGTCGATGCGTTGCAGCAAGGATTCTATTTTGAGCTCTTCTGGGCCGATTCCTTGGATGGGGGAAATTACTCCGCCGAGCACATGGTAAAGCCCATTGTACTGCGAAGTGTTTTCGATGGCGAGGACATCTGGAATGTCTTCTACGACACAGATCAGGCTTCGGTCTCGCCGGGCACCTTGGCATACACTGCAGATTTCCTGATCGGAAATATTGTGGCATATGCGGCAGTAGGAGGTTTGTTTCCGGAGTTTGGTGATCGCTTCGGTGAGGTTTTCAGAAACCGCTTCTGGTTGCTTCAGTAAATGCAGGGCAAGTCGCAAGGCTGTTTTCTTGCCGATACCGGGCAACCTGCTGATCTCATTGACCGCGTCTTCGATGAGTTTGGAGGGGAAGTTCAACGGTTGTAGGGGATTAGACGATGGCTGCTTGGATACCTGCGTCCAAGATGGACTCGCACATTGGCTTCAATTGCTTCATACTGCCTTTTTTGACAGCACATTTGCCCTTGTAGTGGATGATCATGGTGCACTGTTCAGCCTGCTCCTGGGAGTGTTTACAAACTTTGATCAGTACCTTGGTGACATGTTCAAAGGTATTGATGTCATCGTTAAATACCACGAGGTCATGCTCTTCCGTATCCACCAAATCTTCCAGCAAGATTTCCACTTCCTCTTCTACAGTATGTTCTAATGGTTGCATGCTCATTTTGCAAAGTTAATAATTATAAACAAATTAGCAGCCTTTATGATATAGCATACTATGAATTCAAATTTAATACTCCTCGTCATAACATCCTATTTTCTGTTGTTGTTCATTATTTCTTATTTAACATCCAGAAAAGTTTCGCAGGAGACGTTTTTTACGGGAGATCGGGAGTCGCCATGGTTTTTGGTGGCCTTTGGGATGATCGGTGCTTCGCTTTCTGGGGTGACCTTTATTTCGGTACCAGGGGAAGTGGGGAATACCAATTTTTATTATTTCCAAGTCGTATTGGGCTACACAGTAGGCTATTTGACGATTGCCAAAGTGCTTCTGCCGCTGTATTACCGGATGAATTTAGTGTCCATATATGCCTATTTGCAAGATAGGTTTGGGTTTTGGTCGTACAAGACCGGGGCTTTTTTCTTTATACTTTCCAGGACATTGGGCTCTTCTATCAGGGTGTTTTTGGTGGCAGGAGTGCTGCAATTGATCTTATTTGATGATTGGGGAATCCCATTTTGGGTGTCCGTACTGATCACCGTTTCCCTAATCTGGCTATATACCCACAGGGGAGGGATCAAAACCGTCGTGTGGACCGATACACTACAGACCTTGTTTATGCTGTTGGCGGTAGGGACGAGTATTTATCTGGTGGCAAAAGACCTGGGCATAAGTGGAGCGGGGGAGCTTGCTGCGAACGTAGTTGCGGATTCCCGATCGGGGATCTTTAACTGGGACTGGCAAGCAGGCACCAATTTCTTCAAGCAGTTTGCCAGTGGAGCCTTTATTACCATTGTGATGACGGGCTTGGATCAGGACATGATGCAGAAAAACCTTACTTGTAGGAATATCGGTGATGCCCAGAAGAACATGTTTTGGTTTACCATAATCCTGGTATTTGTAAACCTCTGCTTTTTAGTGCTTGGCGTTTTGCTATACCAATACTGCGAAGTAAACAACATCACGCTTCCCCTTAGGACGGATGATCTTTATCCCATGTTGGCGACGGAGCATTTCAGTGTGTTTGCTGGGACGGTTTTTGTGTTGGGGATTATTGCGGCGGCTTACTCCAGTGCAGATTCCACGTTGACTGCGTTGACTACCTCTTTTTGCTATGATTTTTTGGATATAGAGCGCAATTACCCCAAAGACCGTCAGCAGACAATCCGCAAAAAAGTGCATTTGATCTTTACCGGGATAATGTTTTTGGTAATCCTTCTATTTAGGTGGATCAATGATCAAAGCGTAATCAATACGGTATTTGTAATTGCAGGCTATACATACGGTCCATTACTGGGGTTGTACAGTTTTGGATTGTTTACGAAGCGGATAGTAAAAGATAAAGCGGTACCATGGATAGCTGCCATAGCACCGCTTTTAGCCTTCATTGTAAGTTTGAATTCTAAAAAGTGGCTTTTCGGTTATGAATTTGGGTTTGAAGTACTCATTCTGAATGGAGGGCTAATGTTTTTAGGCTTGTTGATTTTTAGCCAAAAGGAAAGGTTTTAAAGATCTCCTTTAACCTCTCTAGTTCCGCATTTGGAATGTGGCACTAGAGAGGCATTTGGAATGTACCCTTGTGGTAAAGCCGTTTCCATAGAATTGCGGCTTGATCCATGATTTTGAGCCGGCTTCTAGGATATTATACTTCCCCATGCTCGATGAGGGTATTGAGCTTCTTTAAGCGTTTCATTTGATTCTCCAACGTGTCGATGGATCCATCGAGTGATACCATGACGGAGAAATGACCTCCCTGTTTTGATGTTCCATTGATTCGACTGTGTTTGATGGCAGGGTTTCCATTGATCAGTTCTTGGATTTGCACATCATACAACTCGGAGAGTTTGATGGCATCATCCATTTTCAGGTTCGAACGTCCCTGTTCATATCTGGAGTATGCGGTGTAGTCTTTTTTGCCAAGGTAGTCCGCAATGTATTCTTGGGTAAATCCTCTAAGTACTCGGTATTTCCTGAGGTTTTCGGCAATGTGTTGTTTTAGTTCCTTTTCCATATTGGTAATATGTTTGATTTCAATTTTCGACATGCGAAAGTGTGTTAGTTTACGTTTTCCAGTAATTCACTTTAGAGCAAGTGTTATTTACATGTTTGAAGAGATCCCTATGATCCCTTCTGAATAAATCGACTGGTTTTTGGGCCCGAACACGTGATTTATAAATACTTTTAGGAGTAGTAACGTTATCTAATTAGATAATGAACTATTGTAAAATTCATGGTTTTGTGATTTTTTGTATGATATAAATGTAAATAAACCAACACATTGTGGGCAAAAAATGAGCTACGCACATGTACGCAACAGTTGAAAAATGCAGTAAAAAAGGTTTTTTATGACTTTTTTATGTGTATTTATCCCCGATTTTGTGCGTTTTTTGGCCGTTTTACATGAGGAGAGTCTAGTGAGAAGTACTATGTCCCATCGGTAGATGAGGACTGTCGGAAACCTTGATTGCTACTAACCTGAGCTCGACTTAATTTTAGTATAAAAAGCGTCATGGCGAACCCTTTTTAGGAGGATGTGGGTTGGAAAAGGGTGTGGCAATCCCGAAATACCGAGACTGCCACGGCTTCCACCCCTCATATCTCCCGCTAAGCCTCGCAGTGACGATTTTATAATCGAACTGAGGTTACTATGATCAAATCCTTGATTTCCCAATGGGGTGTTTGAAAATAGGGAGGTGAACTGCCATGGAATGAAGGGGGAGCTGATACCCGCTAAAAGTCCTACAATTCCAGTTCTTTGTTGGGATCCCAATAGACAGTTTGAAAATCAAGAACTTGGTCATTTTTGATGGTGACTCCTTCAGATTCCAGCAAGGCTTGCATCTTTTCGGGCGGGGAAAAATGAAATTTCCCTGTAAGGAGGCCTTTGCTGTTGACCACACGGTGAGCAGGTACATCGTCCATGGTGTGTGCGGCGTTCATGGCATATCCAACAGTTCTTGCACCACTTTTTGCACCAAGGTAATTGGCAATGGCACCATAGGAGGTTACCCGGCCTTTTGGGATCAGGCGCACTACTTGGTACACCAAGTCGAAGAAATTTTCCTTGTTAGTTTTCACGTGCTATCTCAATGATGGTTTGATTGATGGATCTTCTGATATCTTTTTCCGTCGCTTTGTTGGCCACTGCCATGAGAAACTGGCATTTCAGTTGTACGGTTTGGTGCTTGATTTCGGTGGTTTTCAGGGTAAAGGTGTTCTTGACAATCGCTTTATCAAAGGAAAATGCTACCTCTTTGAGTCGTTCCTCGAGTGCTGTGATTTCCAATGTCGGCTTCAGGCTCATTTCAAATTCAAACGTTAGTTTTTTATGGTGTTGCCTGGAGTAATTGATCACTTGGGAAGTAAGGATGGAGGCATTTGGGATCATGACCGTATCTGCCTCTTCATTCACCAAGATCATATTCAGTAGTGTGACATCTTGGATTTTTCCTAACTGGTCACCGATCTTGACGGTGTCACCCAGGGTAAGCTGGTCCGAAAACATGATGATGAGCCCATTGATCATATTGGTGATATAGTCCTTGGAGAGTAAGGCGATGGCGGCCGCAACGATGGTGATACTGGTGAAAAACTCTTTAGGCTCGATTCCCAGAAGAAACATCATGGAAATAATCAATACGACGACATTAAGGATGCCTGCAATATGGTTTATACCTAATATAAAGTTGCTTTTGAACGGGGCTTGTCCTTTTTTTCGAAGGTAAATACGAACAGTGATCAGCCTGCCCAGCGAGATGATAATATGGCTGCTGAGCAAAAAGATGGTTGCTTTGAGAATGTTGTCCACAAAGGAAATGTACGGTAGTAATGTCTTCGAAAGGTCGTCGGCAAACCAAAGGAGGAGGATGAATGTGATCACTTTGAAGAGGAAAAGAACTCTTTTACGCTTTTCACGCTCCTTAATCTCGGATTTGTCAGTAGTCATGCGGTTTTCAGAAATAAAGTCTTAATTTTAACGATGCCGTATTTTTATCAATACTAGTCAAAATTACTAACATAACCATATAACTATTATGAATAGGAATATCATTATTACAGGAGCCGCAGGGAATTTAGGGAGTGCTGTAGTGGATAAGTTTAAGCGAGAAGGATTTAGGGTAATTGCTACTGTAGCACCGGGAAAAGGAGAGGAAATGGAGGAAGCAAATGATATCTATGAGCTGGATGTGACCGATGAGGAGCAGGTGGCGGAGTTTGCAAAGGAATATACCGTTCAATACGGCTCGGAGCTGGAGGCGGTGGCGATGTTGGTAGGAGGCTTCTCAATGGGAGACCTTGCCAAGACGTCCAAGGCAGATGTGGAAAAGATGCTGCAGCTGAATTTTTTCAGTGCATATAACCTGACAAAGGCTTTTTTGCCCGTGCTAAAGAAGACCGGGAAGGGAACGTTTTTATTTGTGGGAGCAAAACCTGCCTTGAACCTCGGGGAAGGCAAAGCCACTGTGGCATACACTTTGAGTAAGAGTTTAGTGGTCAATTTGTCCGCGCTGGTAGCAGCAGAAACAGAAGGTACCGAGATCAGGTCCCATGTTTTTGTGCCGAGCATTATCGATACTCCGCCCAATCGGGAGGCCATGCCGGACCAAGACTTCTCCAAGTGGGTCCGGCCGGATGAAATAGCCGAATCGATGCATTTTGCGGCGACAAACCCATCTTTGAGGCAGACGACCTTTAAACTTTATGGCAGTGTATAACAACCTATTAAAAAAGTAATGAAGAACACCCTAAAATGCATGCTGGTGGCTTGGATGGCACTGGCAGTGAGTACGGTCTCCGCCCAGACCAATGACGAAGTAAGGAGCCTTTCAATCTTCAATGGAGTGGAGGTTTCCAATTCCATCGAAGCGAAACTTGTAAGGGGCGATCAGTACCAGGTAGAGATATCTGCATCCGGAACGGAGGTTGCCAATGTGGTCACGGAAGTGGAAGATAGGCAACTGCAGGTAAAAATGGGCAAAGGGAATTTTGGCTCCACGAGCGTAAAAGTAACAATTACCTATGCTGGGGACCTTGATAAGGTACAGACAAGCACCAGTGCCAGCGTCTTTGTGCAAGATGTTTTGGACAGCAAGTCATTGGCGCTAAGGGCAGAGACCAGCAGTTACATCGAAACCAGCGTCAATGTCTCCAAACTGAGCTTGGAAGGAACTACCAATGCCAAGATATTTGTAGAGGGAACGGCAGCTGATTTGAGGCTGGAGGCCTATACCAAGGCGGATATCAATGGCGAAGGCCTACAAGTGAAAAATGCCGATGTGAAGACCAATACCGCAGCAAAATCGGTCATCAGCGTTAGTGAGTCGATAAAAGGGTCTGCAGGTACTGCTGGAAAAGTCCTGTACATCGGAGATCCTAGCTTGGTAGATGTAAAAACCAACACTGGTGGTGATATTTCAAGAAAAGAATAATGAAATCACAATATGAAAACATTGAAGATTGTTTTGATGGCCCTGCTCGTTTCGGCAGGGCTTTCCTTTGGCACCTGTAGTGCTCAGGGAGTAGCTGGAGCCAAAATGGAGGTGAAAGCGACTATAGATGCACTGTTTGAAGGACTCAAAGACAAAGATCCCCAAGCGATAAAAGCCGCCTTCGCTGAAAGGGCCTCATTGGAGACCGTGAAGAAAAATGCCTCCGGGAATGCAGTGGAGCGGGTATCGGTTGGCGGATTTGTGAATAGCATAGCAGCCATTCCGCCTGAGATGGAAGTTGAGGAAAGGCTTTTGGAGTATGATATTAAAATAGATGGGGAAATGGCTTCCGTTTG
It encodes:
- a CDS encoding mechanosensitive ion channel family protein — its product is MTTDKSEIKEREKRKRVLFLFKVITFILLLWFADDLSKTLLPYISFVDNILKATIFLLSSHIIISLGRLITVRIYLRKKGQAPFKSNFILGINHIAGILNVVVLIISMMFLLGIEPKEFFTSITIVAAAIALLSKDYITNMINGLIIMFSDQLTLGDTVKIGDQLGKIQDVTLLNMILVNEEADTVMIPNASILTSQVINYSRQHHKKLTFEFEMSLKPTLEITALEERLKEVAFSFDKAIVKNTFTLKTTEIKHQTVQLKCQFLMAVANKATEKDIRRSINQTIIEIAREN
- a CDS encoding sodium:solute symporter, with translation MNSNLILLVITSYFLLLFIISYLTSRKVSQETFFTGDRESPWFLVAFGMIGASLSGVTFISVPGEVGNTNFYYFQVVLGYTVGYLTIAKVLLPLYYRMNLVSIYAYLQDRFGFWSYKTGAFFFILSRTLGSSIRVFLVAGVLQLILFDDWGIPFWVSVLITVSLIWLYTHRGGIKTVVWTDTLQTLFMLLAVGTSIYLVAKDLGISGAGELAANVVADSRSGIFNWDWQAGTNFFKQFASGAFITIVMTGLDQDMMQKNLTCRNIGDAQKNMFWFTIILVFVNLCFLVLGVLLYQYCEVNNITLPLRTDDLYPMLATEHFSVFAGTVFVLGIIAAAYSSADSTLTALTTSFCYDFLDIERNYPKDRQQTIRKKVHLIFTGIMFLVILLFRWINDQSVINTVFVIAGYTYGPLLGLYSFGLFTKRIVKDKAVPWIAAIAPLLAFIVSLNSKKWLFGYEFGFEVLILNGGLMFLGLLIFSQKERF
- a CDS encoding MGMT family protein: MKTNKENFFDLVYQVVRLIPKGRVTSYGAIANYLGAKSGARTVGYAMNAAHTMDDVPAHRVVNSKGLLTGKFHFSPPEKMQALLESEGVTIKNDQVLDFQTVYWDPNKELEL
- a CDS encoding SDR family NAD(P)-dependent oxidoreductase, with the protein product MNRNIIITGAAGNLGSAVVDKFKREGFRVIATVAPGKGEEMEEANDIYELDVTDEEQVAEFAKEYTVQYGSELEAVAMLVGGFSMGDLAKTSKADVEKMLQLNFFSAYNLTKAFLPVLKKTGKGTFLFVGAKPALNLGEGKATVAYTLSKSLVVNLSALVAAETEGTEIRSHVFVPSIIDTPPNREAMPDQDFSKWVRPDEIAESMHFAATNPSLRQTTFKLYGSV
- a CDS encoding head GIN domain-containing protein, which produces MKNTLKCMLVAWMALAVSTVSAQTNDEVRSLSIFNGVEVSNSIEAKLVRGDQYQVEISASGTEVANVVTEVEDRQLQVKMGKGNFGSTSVKVTITYAGDLDKVQTSTSASVFVQDVLDSKSLALRAETSSYIETSVNVSKLSLEGTTNAKIFVEGTAADLRLEAYTKADINGEGLQVKNADVKTNTAAKSVISVSESIKGSAGTAGKVLYIGDPSLVDVKTNTGGDISRKE
- the recR gene encoding recombination mediator RecR — encoded protein: MNFPSKLIEDAVNEISRLPGIGKKTALRLALHLLKQPEAVSENLTEAITKLRKQTSYCRICHNISDQEICSVCQGARRDRSLICVVEDIPDVLAIENTSQYNGLYHVLGGVISPIQGIGPEELKIESLLQRIDKPHSDNPVSEVILALPSTMEGDTTAFYITRKLKEKGIKVSTIARGIPVGGELEYTDEVTLGRSILTRINYSVD
- a CDS encoding zinc-binding dehydrogenase codes for the protein MTAPTAKAMVFIDANTPFSPTIIDLPQLKEGELLVRNHYATICASDLHTFYGRRKSCGHSILGHEIIGTITALAGKGVLDYFGNPLKKGDKITWSVYAYDPQSPTSRKGFPQKSEALYKYGHEQMNEAYKLNGGFSSHCHLREGTTIFKLPYSLTEKEAAPLNCTHATIAGALRLAGNLKGKNVLVNGVGMLGLSACAMAKEKGAAQVWAQDLHPDKLAFSKSFGADHTILFKDLESKILTKPYGKIDIIIETSGVPEAMEKCIQLLGIGGTMILVGAVFPQRDLLVNAEHLVRNLLTIKGLHNYIPQDLASAIDFLSTAKRKYPFESLVGKEFALEELDSAFEAGNEGRYYRVGIKP
- a CDS encoding ATP-dependent Clp protease adaptor ClpS, which encodes MSMQPLEHTVEEEVEILLEDLVDTEEHDLVVFNDDINTFEHVTKVLIKVCKHSQEQAEQCTMIIHYKGKCAVKKGSMKQLKPMCESILDAGIQAAIV
- a CDS encoding helix-turn-helix domain-containing protein, whose translation is MMENPEYLTSWIGAKIKDIRKSHNLKLGELADKSGISIAMLSKIENGRVFPTLPSLIQILSTLEVDLNAFFADLKGDKEFPGFLLKKRSQYQSIKKEEAAVGFDYELILNHKIERSSMEISLLTIKGNSQRERVSTDGFEYLYMVKGSLKYELGEHTFDLEEGDSLFFNGNFPHVPVNTRKSDAIILVIYFIELR
- a CDS encoding helix-turn-helix domain-containing protein; the protein is MSKIEIKHITNMEKELKQHIAENLRKYRVLRGFTQEYIADYLGKKDYTAYSRYEQGRSNLKMDDAIKLSELYDVQIQELINGNPAIKHSRINGTSKQGGHFSVMVSLDGSIDTLENQMKRLKKLNTLIEHGEV
- a CDS encoding nuclear transport factor 2 family protein, whose product is MKTLKIVLMALLVSAGLSFGTCSAQGVAGAKMEVKATIDALFEGLKDKDPQAIKAAFAERASLETVKKNASGNAVERVSVGGFVNSIAAIPPEMEVEERLLEYDIKIDGEMASVWTPYTFYINGKLSHCGVNSFQLVKLDGKWKIVYLIDTRRKEGC
- a CDS encoding DUF5690 family protein encodes the protein MTKLNKVSISKTDLLLMGGAFMAYTGMYAVRKSFLAGQYEGMELLSDFHFKTLLIISQVVGYMLSKFIGIKVVSELPVQKRFMALVGLVGFGLLMLLVFAYSPVWLKPIAMFFNGLPLGMIFGLVLVYLEGRKNSELLVAGLSATFIFSTGLIKTTGVWLMQELQVSEAMMPFVTGAIYFPFLVLAGYGLSKCGGPTAHDKRLRTERVPMKKAERKEFLRQHGSAFLGLVLIYVVLTVVRDFRDNFIVEFWAELGLSGQPELITLTEIPVALIVLVVSALGILIWDNRKAFNIGMGMTVLGAVLMLVSTLLFKTGMIGAVAWMVSAGFSIYLPYILFHCLLFERFIAVLKYKGTVGYLFYVADAFGYLASVGIMIFKEIIPYHYSWVGFFTKLNFIGGLLIVFLVAVSVLLMNAGIIKVKLRRLYGLSVDKP